The genomic region AGGCGGGAGGTTACAGAGCCGTGTGCTCAGTGCCCGCCTGTGATTCAGGAAATGAACACCACATCCAACGGAATAAGTGGGTAAGTTTCGTGGAACGGTATTATGGAAGAGAATAAGGGCAAGGATAAGTACAGACGCGAACTGAACTTCTGGCATGTTGTATTCCTTTCAACCGGTGGAATAGTTACAAATTTCATAGACAGATATTCCTGCCTGTAAATTTATTTGGAAGCGAACGGAGACTATAGACTCCCGCCAGCCCCAGCAGCCTGATGTTCTGCACACCATTCATGTCGGCGTCGTCCGTGTGTCCACAGTGGACGCACATGAACACCTTGCCGCCGCGGCTTCGCCTGTCCCACTTGCCGCAGAACCGGCAGAACTGCGATGTCTTCCAGGGAGACACACGTCTCAGTTCAATCATAAAAGCAGTGGATGGATCTGCTTTAAGATCGTGTTGCTTTGCTACAATGACGTCGTGCTGCCCACGGGAACGGTCTTCGGATGGATCTGCTTTAAGATCGTGTTGCTTTGCTACCGTATAGTCAACAACATTCCATGCTTTCACCCTATTAATTGGATTTTGTACGGGGCTTTCTCACCCAGTTTTTATCTGACATTTAGTTCCGTTGCATATGGCACATTCGTATGTTTGCCACTGCCCGCAGCCCGGTTTACCTGTTCGTGCCCTCACAAAGGAGTTATTCGGGCGTTATTTTTTCACTCCGGATCTGATTATTGTCCCAGCGATAATCAGGCCGATTCCTGCAGCAATCGCCGCCAGTCCGATCATCTCATAATCAAGATTGAACTGTTCTTCCTTCTGCGCATTTATGAGGTAAAATGAAACATCAGTCGTGTTTTTGCCAAACATAGCCACATAGTACATTCCTGTCAGGTTGTTGTATATGTTTCCGGTCGAATTGAGGCTGAATGTCAAACCATCTTCAGTCAAATTATCGCTGTTTAGCGGCATAACACTTATCCACGAAGCCGTCGTGCGATTCAATTCTCCCAATGATGCGGCCGGAATGAGATACGCCGACTGATTCAGTGATTTGTTGAAGAGCAGCATGAGCACGTCCTGTCTGGTAAGGGTAAGTGCATTGGAGAGGTATTCATCCGGCCCCTTTAACGTCAAGCTGCCTGTAGATGTTGATGAAGAATCAATAAGCTGGGAGAGGGATGCAAAAACTATTATGCCGACTATGAAGAAGGCAATTCCCGGAATTAACAGTATTTTTCTCATTGTTTTCACTTCTTCATTCTGAAGCGGAACCAGTCAGAGCAGAGCGGGATGCTTACATTCGGAAGAGAACGTCCTGTGTTTCTGATAACAAGCGCTTCTCGCATTTATTCTTATCGAGAATGATCACTATCGGGAAATGATTCCGTGCAGACAGTGTACATGATCTTCTGTAGATTCCCTGCCCCTGTATCTTGCCTGCAGTCACTCCATAGCCTCTACGTTCAAGTACTTTCTTCCGGTCTGCCATTCCTCGTCTATGTCCATGAGAATGGACACTGCAAGACGGAGTAACGACCTGTCATTGGGAAGTGCTCCGATCTTGCGTGTCCTTCTCTTCAGCTCCAGGTTAATGCGTTCGAGCATGTTCGATGTGCGCAGCCTTCTCCACTGGCACTTCGGAAATGCAGAGTAGCTGTGAAGCGAGTCCCGAAAGCGGTCGAACATGTCAACGGCCCTTGTCTTTCCCTTCAGTTCGAGCAGCGTCCTGGCGTCGCTCAGCCTGGCAGGATCGTTGAGTGCGAGCTGTATGGCGTCGACAACATGTGGTCAAGGAGAGGATAAGGCAGTTCACAAGGATAGTAACGGGCGTGGAGATAATCGAGGAAACAGCGAACACAATAGTCATAAAGGATCTCACTGATCCGGCAGAACTTTCCCAGGAAAAAGGTGTCAGGAGACTCCATCTGATCGTTCCTTCGATGCATTCAGACGTCATGATTTCCCCGCAGAAAAAAGATCAGAGCCTCACGGAAGATGTCATAAACAGAGACTCTGACGCGGATAGAATATACTGGTTGATCATGAAAGAGCACAACGTTCTGGCAAAAAATTTCATGATGGCAGAAAAGCTGCAAATAAGCCCAGAAGAAAGCTCATCATATTTTCAGATGGTGCGGTATCTTGAGAGAATAGGAGATCACGCAGTACAGATAGCCAGATCGGTTATACTGCTCAAAGATTACAGCGTGCCGAAAGACATCATGGCGCACCTTAAGTCGGCACATGAACACGATCAGAATGATGGACGATGCTGTGGGCACATTCTTCAAAAGGGGTGTATCTGAAGCCAATCAGGTTATAGACCGGAGGGACAGCCTCAATAACTCGCTTGGAGTCATTTCCGCGGACATACGGAAGGTAAGGTCAGACGAGGCCGTACACCTTGCACTGATTGAGGAATCAATCCGAAGGGTAGCATATTATGCCACGGATATTTCTGAGATTACGATCAATTACTGCATGCTTGCTGACCAGTGAACTGAAAAGTACAGATCCATGAGTGGTCTGTCCCGGGCTTCCGGTATCTTCCTTCAGAGGACTGTTCTACATACGATCACGATCGGCGCAACACGAAGTCGGCCGCTTGCCGGTCGCAACTCAGGAATATGCACAGTGCCTGAGCCTTTCACGCATTCAGTTTGCAGGCGGATGCTCAGAATGCAACGTACCTGCCTGACATGAGTACTCATGGGCGCTAGCAACCGAATGCTTTTCCGTTCTCTCTTTCCGGGCACCACACTGTTACTGTCCGGGAATCTGTCCTGGATGCTTCGCACTGGAAAGAGATTTGGCACATTACCCGGTCTGCTTTCCGGTTTGTGCCATCGCGCGTTCAGTCGTTAATCTTGCTATTGGAGACGAGGTACCTGGATTCCCCAGAAATATCTTCGAGAACCTTCAGCTTCGGCTCAGGGAGTAATGCGAATGTCAGAACCAGACCAACAGCAGAGAAAAACGCGAGCAGAAGAAACAGACCGTTTTCTCCAAAGGCAGCCACTATCCCCAAATTCAGAAGAGTGCCGAGGAACGCGCCAGTTTTTCCACCCGCAGCCGCCATACCCGATCCCAGTCCCCTTGTCGACACAGGGAATACCTCCGGTGGATAGACAAAGGTTGTGACATTGGGTCCGAATTCTATGAAGAAGTAGCTTATGCCGTATAACGCAAGGAACGGCACTATCTGGGCCACAGATATCAGACCAGGAACAAAGGCAAGCAGGCCGAATGATACCGTCATTGCGGCGAATCCTATCATTTGTATCGGTTTCCTGCCGATGCGATCCAGTGTAAATGTCGCGATCCAGTAACCCGGAAACGCAGCAACGCCGAATATCAGTGCTGAAAGTTCGGTCGTCATTATGAGGTGATGGATGCCGGTAACGCTGCTGGGGACAAGGAAACCAAGCATGGAACTCGACATTATCGAATTCCCGTAGAGTGCCCAGTCCATCAGAAACCATGAGCCTGCGGTCCCTATGACCAGTGCCAGAAGCCTGAAATCAGTAAACAGATAATACCACTTTGTCTTCACTACAGGAACGTTGCTGTCCGATGCTGTACTCGCACTCACGCCGCCAATACCTGCGTAATTTTTCAGGTCCCTGGCAGCTTTCTGCGCATTTCCCTTTACCCCCACCGTATATTTTGGCGTCTCAGGCATCTTTCTCCTGTAGTAAATTACGGCAGCCGCCGGCACAGCGCCAAGGGCAAGAAGTACCTTCCACGCGATCGCAGGCGGCACACCTCCGAGAAGGAGACCGAGGGTAACAATCGGGCCCGCCAGCAGTCCCAGGCTCTGCATTGAAAAAACCATTCCGACGAGCATTCCACGTTTTTTGGTGTTGGAATATTCTGCCATGATGGTGGAACTCGTGGCATAATCCCCTCCTATGCCAATGCCCAGGAGGAATCTCCATGCTATCAGTATGGCTACACCGTTGACGGGAGTGAGAAAGGCGCTCCCGAGAGCGCCAAATACAAGCAGCACCAGTTCAAGGCCATAAACGGCCTTTCTTCCAAAACGGTCAAGAAGACGGCCGAATACGAGTGCACCAACAACAGCGGCTATTAGTGCCGTTGAAGCGATAAGCGAACTCTGGGCCGTAGTCAGCTTTGCCCAGCCTGCCAGGGGCAGGAGACCGAGCACAACACCTATGATAAACAAATCATAAGCATCAGTGAAAAATCCCATTCCTGCAAGAAGCCATGTCTTCAGATGAAATCCTGAAGTTCGTGCCTGGTTAATCTTGTTGAGTATCTCGTCTCTATCTGCAATTTCATCATTTTTGACGCCTTTATTTTCGGTCATCGGTATTAAGACAGCACTGCCGTGTTATCTAAACATATTCAGCATAGACTCGTTAGGCTATGTGCTGCTATATGCTCTATATAGAGAGGAGCGAGGTGTGGACGACCGGGTCGCCGCCCATTGCTTTTTCTCTGTTGAAATTTCACGAGATCGGCGGTGAGCCTCCTCCCGTTTCTTGCTTGTGTGCACACATCAGTGTCAAATCTTCTTGATCCGTTTTCGAAAGTGTGAACGACGGGAAATCTGCAGTTCGTACAGATGCGGGGTGCGGTATTTGTCGATTTGTGATAGAATCTTTTCGTGCCAGCTTGCTGTTGCTTTGTCTGCATTATCAGTTTCTGCGTCGCAGTATTGAGCCGCCTCGCGTTCAATAAAGGCAGTGGCGCACTTTCATGCTAAGAGGCTTTTCTGCACGTTCTGCTGGCAACAGTAAATCTGGATAAATTCGACCACCATTGATTGACGCTTCTTGTCATGACATGAGGCCACAGCCCCCATCTCCATTACGTTGTTCAGGAACCGCTCAAGGAGGGAAGCCATTCCCTCCCTGTTCTGTTCCAGAAACCCAATCATTATATCCTTCAGTTCAGTTGTTTCCATGCCTTGTGTTTTCATGTTTAACACTCCTAATGTTTTGCAGGAAGACACAGGGTCTAAAAGAATTTACAGAAAACGCTGTACACTACCTCCGTGCATGGACTTTGAGTTCATTAACGAGAACATTTAAGAAGGTTTTTTTTATCGCGTTAAACCCTGACTCCCGCCTTTTTGCTCTTCCGGGCACTAAAACATGGAGTTAAGAGTACCGAATGCGGTAACTGAGCGGACAGCATCGCCTACATTGCGTGACAGGCTTGTGTGGCACTTCAGTAAAGGGGCCAGGGAAAATGTGGCGCTGTAGTATCTCTCCAGGATTTTTGCTATTGAGCCTGATGACGCTTCCCTCTTTGCAATTGTATTGGAATGACATGCCGGGGAGCAGATTCATGCAGTCCGCTTCACATTACATCGCAAACCGTTTGGCGATGGTGTAAAACCGCAAGCAGAACAGCATAGAACATCTACCCAATTCACGGGCATCCAATCACTGTTTGAATGCATTCAAAGAAGGGGGACGGAGACGTTTCCATCAGGAAGGAATCCATTATCGCCGTGCGATGGCTCCTGTTGTTGTCTTTTTCAGTCATACTGATCCCACACTCCTGGAATGGTGTATTTCGAGATCGTCCTGCCAATTATGAAGAAAGATATAAATAAGGTGGTAGGCAATAAAAGTCTAATGCAGGAACGTAACAGGCTGAGGAAAATCGCTCAGATGCCGCAGCATCCGACAAAAACCAAGCTATTTTAATAGACAAACCCTGTGAAGCATGCAGATTGCAAAACCGGTAATCTAAATATATTTAAGATATTAATCATCTTATAAATTAAATGGTGAGGAATAAAATGGGATGTCTCGAAGCAACCATCGAACTTGAGAGATCAGACTGTGTTGTCACAAATTTGATATCTTCAAAACTTTCCGGAGCAGAAGTAAGCAGGCTGTCAATCGGAAGGGAAGTAAGCCTCCACCGTGTGATATCAGAAAATGTACTGGACATAATAACACAGTTGAGACAGGTATCAGAAAGCGTGAGAAAAGTTGGCAGCGATGCCCTTTGGGTTGAAAGCAAAAGTTGTTCGGCCTGCAGGTTTCTTTCTGATAAAGGAATTCCTGTGGTTTCGAGTAAAACGGTGGATGAAAAGCACGTACAATACAGGGTGCTTTTGCAGTCAAAGAGATCAGTTCAGCACCTTCTGGAAATGATGGAGAAGGGTGGATTGAGGCCAAGGCTTGTCGAGGTCGTCAACAACGAGCTCTATGAGTTGACTGAAAGGGAGAAGGAGGTTTTGCTTTTTGCATTTAACCATGGCTATTTCGACAGCGAGAGGCAATCCAGTCTTACAGATCTGGCACAGAGTCTCAGGGTGTCTCCATCGAGTCTCTCCGATGTGATGAGAAGGGGATTGAAAAAGATCGTCGCAGAGTATTTAAAGAAATGAAAGGCAAGTTATATTTTTACCTGGTATATTTTTTAATACCTGCTAAACAAATATTATTTATAATTCTCAAAGGCTTGTTATCGGCATGGAATTGATTAAAGACAAGGAAAGAACGAAGCTCAAGGAAATTTTCGATAATGAGCTGGAAAAGAACGTACGGATTGTGCTGTTCACTTCTAAAGACAACTGCGAATATTGTGAT from Candidatus Sysuiplasma jiujiangense harbors:
- a CDS encoding transposase, encoding MFDRFRDSLHSYSAFPKCQWRRLRTSNMLERINLELKRRTRKIGALPNDRSLLRLAVSILMDIDEEWQTGRKYLNVEAME
- a CDS encoding phosphate uptake regulator PhoU encodes the protein MVKERIRQFTRIVTGVEIIEETANTIVIKDLTDPAELSQEKGVRRLHLIVPSMHSDVMISPQKKDQSLTEDVINRDSDADRIYWLIMKEHNVLAKNFMMAEKLQISPEESSSYFQMVRYLERIGDHAVQIARSVILLKDYSVPKDIMAHLKSAHEHDQNDGRCCGHILQKGCI
- a CDS encoding MFS transporter, with product MTENKGVKNDEIADRDEILNKINQARTSGFHLKTWLLAGMGFFTDAYDLFIIGVVLGLLPLAGWAKLTTAQSSLIASTALIAAVVGALVFGRLLDRFGRKAVYGLELVLLVFGALGSAFLTPVNGVAILIAWRFLLGIGIGGDYATSSTIMAEYSNTKKRGMLVGMVFSMQSLGLLAGPIVTLGLLLGGVPPAIAWKVLLALGAVPAAAVIYYRRKMPETPKYTVGVKGNAQKAARDLKNYAGIGGVSASTASDSNVPVVKTKWYYLFTDFRLLALVIGTAGSWFLMDWALYGNSIMSSSMLGFLVPSSVTGIHHLIMTTELSALIFGVAAFPGYWIATFTLDRIGRKPIQMIGFAAMTVSFGLLAFVPGLISVAQIVPFLALYGISYFFIEFGPNVTTFVYPPEVFPVSTRGLGSGMAAAGGKTGAFLGTLLNLGIVAAFGENGLFLLLAFFSAVGLVLTFALLPEPKLKVLEDISGESRYLVSNSKIND
- a CDS encoding helix-turn-helix domain-containing protein, producing MVRNKMGCLEATIELERSDCVVTNLISSKLSGAEVSRLSIGREVSLHRVISENVLDIITQLRQVSESVRKVGSDALWVESKSCSACRFLSDKGIPVVSSKTVDEKHVQYRVLLQSKRSVQHLLEMMEKGGLRPRLVEVVNNELYELTEREKEVLLFAFNHGYFDSERQSSLTDLAQSLRVSPSSLSDVMRRGLKKIVAEYLKK
- a CDS encoding transposase: MIELRRVSPWKTSQFCRFCGKWDRRSRGGKVFMCVHCGHTDDADMNGVQNIRLLGLAGVYSLRSLPNKFTGRNICL